In Candidatus Hydrogenedentota bacterium, the following are encoded in one genomic region:
- a CDS encoding PhoH family protein, with protein sequence MNHEIQLNSQEEAVKLLGNNGELRKRIQAETHVRIVDRGAKVVVIGDSEEAPSVAGLLTGLLEAVRGGHTPTLADITYALEELRQGRDARVGEVLSHRHAVLRHDMPIRPRTHGQRYYLDTIKGCETTLAIGPAGTGKTYLAMAAAVSALLNKEVMRLVLTRPAVEAGENLGFLPGDIAEKVNPYLRPLYDALYSMVDLERVRRLLDQERIEVAPLAFMRGRTLDNAFIILDEAQNTTTEQMLMFLTRLGKGSRAVITGDVTQIDLPKGAKSGLIEARRILRDVPGIGIVHLTKEDVVRHPLVQRIIDAYEADRADQAGTVPDQAALKGTGTSS encoded by the coding sequence CTGAACCACGAAATCCAACTGAATAGTCAAGAAGAGGCAGTCAAACTCCTCGGCAATAACGGGGAGTTGCGCAAACGCATCCAGGCGGAAACGCACGTGCGCATTGTGGACCGCGGCGCGAAGGTTGTCGTGATTGGCGACAGCGAAGAAGCGCCGTCGGTGGCGGGCCTGCTTACCGGCCTCCTGGAAGCGGTGCGCGGGGGGCATACGCCGACGCTGGCCGACATTACCTACGCGCTCGAAGAGTTGCGCCAAGGGCGCGACGCGCGGGTGGGCGAGGTGCTGTCGCATCGGCACGCGGTCTTGCGCCATGACATGCCCATCCGGCCGCGCACGCATGGGCAGCGGTATTACCTTGACACGATCAAGGGCTGCGAGACGACGCTGGCGATTGGCCCGGCGGGGACGGGCAAGACGTACCTGGCCATGGCGGCGGCGGTTTCGGCCCTTTTGAACAAAGAAGTCATGCGCCTCGTGCTGACGCGGCCCGCCGTGGAAGCGGGCGAAAACCTCGGATTCCTTCCCGGCGATATTGCGGAGAAGGTCAACCCCTACCTGCGGCCGCTTTACGACGCGCTATACTCGATGGTGGACCTGGAGCGGGTGCGCCGGCTGCTGGACCAGGAGCGCATCGAGGTGGCGCCGCTCGCGTTTATGCGCGGACGCACGCTCGATAACGCTTTCATTATTCTGGACGAGGCGCAGAACACTACCACGGAGCAGATGCTCATGTTTCTGACGCGGCTGGGCAAGGGTTCCCGCGCCGTGATCACGGGTGATGTGACGCAGATCGACCTGCCGAAAGGCGCGAAGTCGGGGCTGATTGAAGCCCGGCGCATCCTGCGCGACGTGCCTGGCATCGGGATCGTTCACCTGACGAAAGAGGACGTCGTGCGCCATCCGCTCGTGCAGCGGATTATCGATGCCTATGAAGCCGACCGCGCGGACCAGGCGGGAACCGTGCCGGATCAGGCCGCCTTGAAAGGCACGGGAACCTCTTCATGA